The DNA window GGTCTGACCCCCGAACGCGGGCTTGAACTTGCCGCCATGCTGAATCAGGATCCTGATTTTCAGATAAAACTGGACGATTGTCAGAAGCAGGTAAACGAAGGCGAAGATCTTTCTCATGCTTTATTTACCTCCGGGATCCTTACCGGTACTTATGCGCGCCTGGCTTCGATCGGGCAGAAGACCGGCTCCATGGATCAGGTGATGAAACAGGTTTCCGATATGTACCAGGAAGAGATCGATACCCGGATCAGCAACACACTGGCGGTTCTGGAACCGTCCCTGATCATCGGACTCTCTCTGATCGTCGGTATCATTCTGTTATCGGTCATGCTTCCACTGATGGGCATTATGTCCGGTATTTAACAGGAGGGACTGCCTATGTATCGGTTTCAGATCACACCACAACGGAAATCCGGAAAAAAACTGTGGTTTTCTCTGTTTTTATTCATTCTGTTGATTCTGCTGTTTTCTCTGGGAACCTCTTCCCTTTCAGAAAATACAGTCCGCAGACAAAAGGACAGTCTGACCCAGGCGCTGAACCGGGATATCACCTACTGTTATGCAACAACCGGACAGTATCCGGAAAGTCTGGAAGCCATCAAAAAAGACTACGGGCTGATCTATGACGATTCCCTCTTTTTTGTAGACTACCGGACACAGGGCTCTAATATTTATCCGGAAGTTACAATCATAGAAAGGGGACGGTAAACGATGAAATCATTTTCCCAGAAGCGCCATGCCATTGATTTTCTGTTTCCGGTCACGGTATTTTTTGTATTTACCATCTCGGCTCTGACCGTGATCCTTTTGGCAGCGCAAATCTATCAGTCAACGACGGATGATTCCCAGAGAAATTATACCTCCGGTACTGCTCTTTCCTATCTGACGGAAAAGCTGCGGCAGAACGACCGGGAGGACGGGATTTTTCTGGACGAGCTGGACGGCACGCAGGCGGTTGTCCTGCTGCAGGAAACGGATGACGCTTCCTACCTTACTTATCTGTACGCCTGGGACGGACAACTCCGGGAACTGTATGTGAAAGAAGGGACAACACTCTCTCCTTCTGCCGGAAAGAGCATCCTCCCTGTCAAAGAATTTTCTGTGGAAGAAAGCGCCGATCAGGTGATCACCTTCCACTGCACCGATACTTCCGGGGACACCGCAAGCGCGGTCTATGCGATCCGCTCTTCCTCCCGTTAAGTCTATGTACTTTCGGAGTATGTGTATATAAAGGAGAAACCTATGAAACGAAAACCAACCGCCAATCCATCCAGTCTTTTTTTGCTGGAGCTGATCTTTGCCATTCTGTTTTTTTCGGTGGCAAGTGCTGTCTGCGTACAGGTTTTTGTAAAATCCCATACGCTCAGCACTGAGGCACACGATCTGACGCAGGCTTCCCGGAGAGCAGAAGATGTGGCAGAACTGATCACCGCCTCCACTTCTCTGGATGATATGAAAAATCTTCTGGAAGATACCTACAGCGATTCGGTGGAAATCTCGTCAGAGGATTTCACGGTCTTCTATGATTCTGATTTTGCTCCCTGTTCTCAGGAGACGGCTGCCTGGCAGTTATCCGGAACCTGGTCGCTGAACGGACAACTTCTGGATGTGCAGCTGGATGTCGCAAAACTGACATCCGGCGTCGACGCAGATGTTTTCTATCAACTGCCTGTCAAACATCATTTGCAAAGGAGGGACTGACTATGAAGTACAAGAAGACATCCTTTTCTTTTATTCATATGGGTGCACCGTCCTTGCTGATGATTTTTCTGGTGCTGTGCCTGTTTACTTTCGCACTGCTTTCTTTGTCCAGTGCAAAAAACAACCGGACACTCAGCCAGCAGTCCGCCGACCGGATCCAGACATATTATCAGGCATCATCACTGGCGGAAGAAGCACTCGATCAGATTGATACGATTCTTTCTGATGCTCACACCGACTGCGGTGCAGAATCCGCGGACACTGCCGATTACCAGAAAGAAGTAACGGAAAAATTAGAGAATTGTTCTG is part of the Blautia faecicola genome and encodes:
- a CDS encoding DUF4860 domain-containing protein; its protein translation is MKSFSQKRHAIDFLFPVTVFFVFTISALTVILLAAQIYQSTTDDSQRNYTSGTALSYLTEKLRQNDREDGIFLDELDGTQAVVLLQETDDASYLTYLYAWDGQLRELYVKEGTTLSPSAGKSILPVKEFSVEESADQVITFHCTDTSGDTASAVYAIRSSSR
- a CDS encoding type IV pilus modification PilV family protein, which gives rise to MKRKPTANPSSLFLLELIFAILFFSVASAVCVQVFVKSHTLSTEAHDLTQASRRAEDVAELITASTSLDDMKNLLEDTYSDSVEISSEDFTVFYDSDFAPCSQETAAWQLSGTWSLNGQLLDVQLDVAKLTSGVDADVFYQLPVKHHLQRRD
- a CDS encoding 6TM ABC transporter family protein, whose amino-acid sequence is MKYKKTSFSFIHMGAPSLLMIFLVLCLFTFALLSLSSAKNNRTLSQQSADRIQTYYQASSLAEEALDQIDTILSDAHTDCGAESADTADYQKEVTEKLENCSVDGVSAFTVDFTKGEGTLAFQVPVSESQQLSVVLTLPAPSDCQNGYYRITQWTTETTDSWDGDDTYQLLSPIS